A genomic region of Microlunatus sagamiharensis contains the following coding sequences:
- a CDS encoding HAD-IB family hydrolase has product MSVPADTFHRGPALSELREPVHGPLLDGRLRDLLDGKKIVMTGVTGFIGEQLLWKMLTELPGTTPSVLVRRKGSAGAEARVRSLLKKKIFAPLAEEAGGLDALLARVEVIEGDLPNVPELPADLDVVVHCAGDVSFDPPIDQAFTTNVVGTQRLMERMLEAVTGPDGERTKVPHYVHISTAYTAGRRRGAIPEAGHVHGIDYEAETRAGLAMREQVEAASRMPEQLTALRHQAERQHRQAGYLTTAADTERRRQEWVTAELVAAGTERARSLGWTDVYTFTKALGERVVTDLGADIEVSIVRPAIVESSWLHPYPGWIEGFKMAEPLILAYGRGELPEFPASADSVLDIVPCDLVVNAILAVCATDPTPGEPEYYHVSSGARNPLTFHDMYGHIRSYFTAHPLENVTKPGAPLPEWTFPGAVSVERLLSTSERAHGVAERIVSRAPRSNRSRKLARDLDKLRGRLDFWRRYHTLYNEYAQSELHFVDDNTLALSRSLDAADVDAFAFDTAGYDWTTYIEEVHCPSVTASVRRMDALRKRRGSRPTTMRDLSANTAGSSAVAVFDLDGTIMSTNVIEQYLWARLPELSPVEQLVEVGGVLGRLPGYLLTEQRDRGSFLRAVYRRYRGLDLAELEQRVDTTMNDFILSRVAPDALQRIEEHRAAGHTTILITGAVSVLTRPLRELFDVILAAELGTDAEGRATGFLKTPPLVGESRSAWLRHYASLHGVDLTKSFAYADSHSDLPMLSTVGNPVAVSPDISLMRAAQRNQWSIVEWRTKSPSPRWHLPSS; this is encoded by the coding sequence ATGAGCGTCCCCGCCGACACCTTCCACCGCGGGCCCGCGCTGAGCGAGCTGCGCGAGCCGGTCCACGGCCCGCTCCTGGACGGGCGCCTGCGCGACCTCCTCGACGGCAAGAAGATCGTCATGACCGGGGTGACCGGCTTCATCGGCGAGCAGCTGCTGTGGAAGATGCTGACCGAGCTGCCCGGCACGACCCCGTCGGTGCTGGTGCGACGCAAGGGCTCGGCCGGCGCCGAGGCCCGTGTCCGCAGCCTGCTGAAGAAGAAGATCTTCGCCCCGCTGGCCGAGGAGGCCGGGGGTCTCGACGCGCTGCTGGCGCGCGTCGAGGTCATCGAGGGCGACCTGCCGAACGTCCCCGAGCTGCCCGCCGACCTCGACGTCGTCGTGCACTGCGCGGGCGACGTGTCCTTCGACCCGCCGATCGACCAGGCGTTCACGACGAACGTCGTCGGCACGCAGCGGCTCATGGAGCGGATGCTCGAGGCCGTCACCGGACCCGACGGCGAGCGCACCAAGGTCCCGCACTACGTCCACATCTCCACCGCGTACACCGCGGGCCGTCGTCGCGGCGCGATCCCCGAGGCCGGCCACGTGCACGGCATCGACTACGAGGCCGAGACCCGCGCCGGGCTGGCCATGCGCGAGCAGGTCGAGGCGGCCTCGCGGATGCCGGAGCAGCTGACCGCGCTGCGCCACCAGGCCGAGCGCCAGCACCGCCAGGCCGGCTACCTGACCACGGCGGCCGACACCGAGCGCCGCCGCCAGGAGTGGGTGACCGCCGAGCTCGTCGCCGCCGGCACCGAGCGGGCCCGCTCGCTCGGCTGGACCGACGTCTACACCTTCACCAAGGCCCTCGGCGAGCGCGTGGTCACCGACCTCGGCGCCGACATCGAGGTCTCGATCGTCCGCCCCGCCATCGTCGAGTCGAGCTGGCTCCACCCGTACCCGGGCTGGATCGAGGGCTTCAAGATGGCCGAGCCGCTGATCCTGGCCTACGGCCGCGGCGAGCTGCCGGAGTTCCCGGCCTCGGCCGACTCGGTGCTCGACATCGTGCCCTGCGACCTGGTCGTCAACGCGATCCTCGCCGTCTGCGCCACGGACCCGACGCCGGGGGAGCCGGAGTACTACCACGTCAGCTCCGGCGCCCGGAACCCGCTGACCTTCCACGACATGTACGGCCACATCCGCTCGTACTTCACCGCGCACCCGCTGGAGAACGTCACCAAGCCGGGCGCCCCGCTTCCCGAGTGGACGTTCCCCGGCGCGGTGTCGGTGGAGCGGCTGCTGTCGACCTCCGAGCGCGCCCACGGGGTGGCCGAGCGGATCGTCTCGCGCGCCCCGCGGTCCAACCGGAGCCGCAAGCTGGCCCGCGACCTCGACAAGCTGCGCGGGCGCCTCGACTTCTGGCGGCGCTACCACACGCTCTACAACGAGTACGCCCAGTCGGAGCTGCACTTCGTCGACGACAACACGCTCGCGCTGTCGCGCTCGCTCGACGCGGCCGACGTCGACGCCTTCGCCTTCGACACGGCCGGCTACGACTGGACGACCTACATCGAGGAGGTCCACTGCCCCTCGGTGACCGCCTCCGTACGCCGGATGGACGCGCTGCGCAAGCGTCGCGGGTCACGGCCGACGACGATGCGCGACCTCTCGGCCAACACGGCCGGTTCGTCGGCGGTCGCGGTCTTCGACCTCGACGGCACGATCATGTCGACCAACGTCATCGAGCAGTACCTGTGGGCCCGCCTTCCGGAGCTCTCGCCGGTGGAGCAGCTCGTCGAGGTCGGCGGGGTGCTGGGACGGCTGCCCGGCTACCTGCTCACCGAGCAGCGCGACCGCGGCAGCTTCCTGCGCGCCGTCTACCGCCGCTACCGCGGGCTCGACCTCGCCGAGCTCGAGCAGCGCGTCGACACGACGATGAACGACTTCATCCTCAGCCGGGTCGCGCCGGACGCCCTCCAGCGCATCGAGGAGCACCGGGCCGCCGGGCACACGACGATCCTCATCACCGGTGCGGTCTCGGTGCTGACCCGGCCGCTGCGCGAGCTCTTCGACGTGATCCTGGCCGCCGAGCTCGGGACCGACGCCGAGGGCCGCGCGACCGGCTTCCTCAAGACGCCGCCGCTGGTGGGGGAGTCGCGCTCGGCGTGGTTGCGCCACTACGCGTCCCTGCACGGGGTCGACCTGACCAAGAGCTTCGCCTACGCCGACAGCCACTCCGACCTGCCGATGCTCTCCACGGTCGGCAACCCGGTCGCGGTGAGCCCGGACATCTCGCTGATGCGCGCCGCCCAGCGCAACCAGTGGTCGATCGTGGAGTGGAGGACGAAGTCGCCGAGCCCCCGCTGGCACCTGCCCTCCTCCTGA
- the priA gene encoding bifunctional 1-(5-phosphoribosyl)-5-((5-phosphoribosylamino)methylideneamino)imidazole-4-carboxamide isomerase/phosphoribosylanthranilate isomerase PriA, with protein sequence MLPSDPAVENDHLVLLPAVDVAGGQAVQLVQGVAGSEKVFGDPMAAARRWVDEGAEWIHLVDLDAAFGRGSNAAVLAPIVSAVAAAGVQVELSGGIRDDASLERALSTGCARVNIGTAALESPEWCERVIARHGDQVAIGLDVRGTRLAARGWTQEGGELDETLARLVAAGCARFVVTDVASDGMLSGPNLALLEHVCSRTDAPVVASGGISSLADLEALSGLVDRGVEGAIIGTALYVGSFTLPEALAVTSRREARA encoded by the coding sequence GTGCTCCCGAGCGATCCCGCGGTCGAGAACGACCACCTCGTCCTCCTCCCCGCCGTCGACGTGGCGGGCGGCCAGGCCGTCCAGCTCGTGCAGGGCGTGGCCGGGTCGGAGAAGGTGTTCGGCGACCCCATGGCCGCGGCCCGGCGCTGGGTCGACGAGGGCGCGGAGTGGATCCACCTCGTCGACCTCGACGCGGCCTTCGGTCGGGGCAGCAACGCCGCGGTGCTCGCGCCGATCGTCTCCGCCGTCGCGGCGGCCGGGGTCCAGGTCGAGCTGTCCGGCGGCATCCGCGACGACGCGAGCCTGGAGCGTGCCCTGTCCACCGGGTGCGCCCGCGTCAACATCGGTACCGCGGCGCTGGAGTCGCCCGAGTGGTGCGAGCGGGTGATCGCCCGGCACGGCGACCAGGTCGCGATCGGGCTCGACGTGCGCGGCACCCGCCTGGCGGCCCGCGGCTGGACGCAGGAGGGCGGCGAGCTCGACGAGACGCTGGCCCGCCTCGTCGCGGCTGGCTGCGCGCGCTTCGTGGTCACCGACGTCGCCAGCGACGGCATGCTCTCCGGCCCCAACCTCGCCCTCCTCGAGCACGTCTGCTCCCGCACCGACGCCCCCGTCGTGGCGAGCGGCGGCATCAGCAGCCTGGCCGACCTCGAGGCCCTGTCCGGGCTGGTCGACCGCGGCGTCGAGGGCGCCATCATCGGCACCGCGCTGTACGTCGGCAGCTTCACGCTGCCCGAGGCGCTGGCCGTCACGAGCCGACGAGAGGCCCGCGCATGA
- a CDS encoding glucosidase family protein, translated as MVETPKTPRRRSSSTGSRSAALLVTVALTGSGLAAVAPAAQAAPGAASDPALARSTELSETSRLADRRTVVTGDEAWVLGTADGRFPAAGFHTRGEMGGFWTPSLKLLDGMWFGLDDQWIGEGTRTTSGWGYVRTDLPATDGVAASRTDFVPDGVPGALVGLTLQSSTTKTVTLRADAHSELMGSYPWGETTPSQTTVNLPDTAAVEGRALLFRDRGTPPGPNQTAHDWAAAFGSAVQPSATDLGPDHRGPQDPAVVCPASGPDAPTQPKRCDDTEYGRGTGGQLSYELRLTKDTPTTVWFGVGGSRSGPDGAKAALSTLLADPDAALAAKVAAREKVDRRTVVSLPDDELTEQSVAWSKQMLAASVQRADDVALRVVDAGKQYPAPVATLDSMRWLGAGWPDYTWLFGTDGEFTAFASVAAGQFGPIKAHLRTLRDVSEAVNGGSGKIVHEVTPDGAVYFGANADEGNTDESAKYPSAVALVWRWSGDQRFLRDLYPASVRAMRHVASLDTDGWPEGLGNVERNGMGEEKLDNTVYTIRGYADLADLAKARHDTKTERWATGQALRLATKFEKAWWYGRDGARSYADSLDPSPVGGANTRIFQRHWIGLTPTDAVLPAIRGRKAGPLASAGHARTTLAQHERPCFTGPLGLYHTGTGANSVAGDTDGQSCDDVVSSVTNETSIFTLNSAIAGVSEGNYGRLAADQQGVYVHGNARSQLDPDLWEMPGAMPEIVPGGSFGANIDKLLTERSMVMQAWGAYGTLWPVVHQWLGVSPDMGRDRLAVVPQLPPDQRSASAKRIRVGEGSVDVSAERTRVGARTRYTTTVTRHGGTDLVVGTVVPKGSKVATATLDGRKVRTALTPTSRGLEVSVKARGLRGTSRLVVTTR; from the coding sequence GTGGTCGAGACCCCGAAGACGCCGCGCAGGCGGTCCAGCAGCACCGGCAGCAGGTCGGCCGCGCTGCTCGTCACCGTGGCGCTGACGGGCAGCGGTCTCGCCGCCGTGGCGCCGGCCGCGCAGGCTGCCCCCGGCGCCGCTTCCGACCCGGCGCTCGCGCGCTCGACCGAGCTCTCCGAGACGAGCCGGCTCGCCGACCGCCGCACGGTGGTCACCGGCGACGAGGCCTGGGTGCTCGGCACGGCCGACGGCCGGTTCCCCGCGGCCGGCTTCCACACCCGCGGCGAGATGGGCGGCTTCTGGACGCCGAGCCTCAAGCTGCTCGACGGGATGTGGTTCGGCCTCGACGACCAGTGGATCGGCGAGGGCACGAGGACGACCTCGGGCTGGGGCTACGTCCGCACCGACCTGCCGGCGACCGACGGCGTCGCGGCGAGCCGCACCGACTTCGTCCCCGACGGCGTGCCGGGCGCCCTGGTCGGGCTGACCCTGCAGTCCTCGACGACGAAGACCGTCACGCTGCGCGCCGACGCCCACTCCGAGCTGATGGGCTCCTACCCGTGGGGCGAGACCACCCCGAGCCAGACGACGGTCAACCTGCCCGACACCGCCGCGGTCGAGGGCAGGGCGCTGCTCTTCCGCGACCGCGGCACGCCGCCCGGCCCCAACCAGACGGCGCACGACTGGGCCGCGGCCTTCGGCTCCGCCGTCCAGCCCAGCGCCACCGACCTCGGCCCCGACCACCGCGGGCCGCAGGACCCGGCCGTGGTCTGCCCGGCCTCCGGGCCGGACGCTCCGACCCAGCCGAAGCGCTGCGACGACACCGAGTACGGCCGGGGGACGGGCGGCCAGCTCTCCTACGAGCTGCGCCTGACCAAGGACACCCCGACGACGGTCTGGTTCGGTGTCGGGGGCTCGCGCTCCGGGCCCGACGGCGCGAAGGCCGCGCTCTCGACGCTCCTCGCCGACCCCGACGCCGCCCTCGCGGCCAAGGTCGCGGCCCGGGAGAAGGTCGACCGGCGCACTGTCGTCTCGCTGCCCGACGACGAGCTCACCGAGCAGAGCGTCGCCTGGTCCAAGCAGATGCTGGCCGCGTCCGTGCAGCGCGCGGACGACGTCGCGCTCCGGGTGGTGGACGCGGGTAAGCAGTACCCCGCGCCCGTGGCCACGCTCGACTCGATGCGCTGGCTCGGGGCCGGCTGGCCCGACTACACCTGGCTCTTCGGCACCGACGGCGAGTTCACGGCCTTCGCCTCCGTCGCCGCGGGGCAGTTCGGCCCGATCAAGGCGCACCTGCGCACCCTCCGCGACGTGTCCGAGGCGGTCAACGGCGGCAGCGGCAAGATCGTCCACGAGGTGACGCCGGACGGCGCGGTCTACTTCGGCGCCAACGCCGACGAGGGCAACACCGACGAGTCGGCGAAGTACCCCTCCGCCGTCGCCCTGGTCTGGCGCTGGTCCGGCGACCAGCGGTTCCTGCGCGACCTCTACCCGGCGAGCGTCAGGGCGATGCGCCACGTCGCCTCGCTCGACACCGACGGCTGGCCCGAGGGCCTCGGCAACGTCGAGCGGAACGGGATGGGCGAGGAGAAGCTCGACAACACCGTCTACACGATCCGCGGCTACGCCGACCTGGCCGACCTGGCCAAGGCGCGCCACGACACGAAGACGGAGCGCTGGGCCACAGGGCAGGCGCTGCGGCTCGCCACGAAGTTCGAGAAGGCCTGGTGGTACGGCCGGGACGGGGCCCGCTCGTACGCCGACTCGCTCGACCCGAGCCCGGTGGGCGGGGCGAACACCAGGATCTTCCAGCGCCACTGGATCGGGCTGACCCCGACCGACGCGGTCCTGCCGGCGATCAGGGGCCGCAAGGCCGGGCCGCTGGCCTCCGCCGGCCACGCCCGCACCACGCTGGCCCAGCACGAGCGGCCGTGCTTCACCGGGCCGCTCGGGCTCTACCACACGGGTACCGGGGCGAACAGCGTCGCCGGCGACACCGACGGGCAGAGCTGTGACGACGTCGTGTCGTCGGTGACCAACGAGACGTCGATCTTCACGCTCAACAGCGCGATCGCCGGGGTCAGCGAGGGCAACTACGGCCGCCTCGCCGCCGACCAGCAGGGCGTCTACGTCCACGGCAACGCGCGCAGCCAGCTCGACCCCGACCTGTGGGAGATGCCCGGCGCGATGCCTGAGATCGTCCCCGGCGGCTCCTTCGGCGCGAACATCGACAAGCTGCTGACCGAGCGCTCGATGGTCATGCAGGCGTGGGGCGCGTACGGGACGCTCTGGCCGGTCGTGCACCAGTGGCTCGGCGTCTCGCCGGACATGGGCCGTGACCGCCTCGCCGTCGTCCCCCAGCTCCCGCCGGACCAGCGCTCCGCCTCGGCGAAGCGCATCCGGGTCGGCGAGGGCAGCGTCGACGTGAGCGCCGAGCGGACTCGCGTCGGGGCGAGGACGCGCTACACCACCACCGTGACCCGGCACGGCGGGACCGACCTCGTCGTCGGGACCGTGGTGCCGAAGGGGAGCAAGGTCGCGACCGCGACGCTCGACGGCCGCAAGGTCCGTACGGCGCTGACCCCGACGAGCCGCGGGCTGGAGGTGAGCGTCAAGGCCCGGGGCCTGCGGGGCACCTCGCGCCTCGTGGTCACCACCCGCTGA
- the hisH gene encoding imidazole glycerol phosphate synthase subunit HisH has protein sequence MSPGPSSPDVVVLDYGSGNLRSAERAVARTGASVLLTDDAEAALEAPGLVVPGVGAYAACMAGLRAVGGPDVIAARVAAGRPTLAICVGHQILFGSGIEHGVEADGVGVWPGVVERLHAERLPHMGWNTVEAPSGTRLFDGVADERFYFVHSYGVRELDEPEGRLVTWAEHAGDRFVAGVEEGPLWSTQFHPEKSGDAGARLVANWVATI, from the coding sequence GTGAGCCCGGGTCCCTCCTCGCCCGACGTCGTGGTCCTCGACTACGGGTCGGGCAACCTCCGCTCCGCGGAGCGGGCGGTAGCGCGCACGGGCGCGAGCGTGCTGCTGACCGACGACGCCGAGGCCGCGCTCGAGGCACCCGGGCTGGTCGTGCCGGGCGTGGGTGCGTACGCGGCCTGCATGGCGGGGCTGCGCGCGGTGGGCGGACCCGACGTCATCGCCGCCCGGGTCGCCGCCGGACGGCCGACGCTGGCCATCTGCGTGGGCCACCAGATCCTCTTCGGCTCGGGCATCGAGCACGGCGTCGAGGCCGACGGCGTGGGCGTCTGGCCCGGCGTCGTCGAGCGGCTGCACGCCGAACGGCTGCCGCACATGGGCTGGAACACCGTCGAGGCGCCCTCGGGCACCCGCCTCTTCGACGGCGTGGCCGACGAGCGCTTCTACTTCGTGCACAGCTACGGCGTGCGCGAGCTCGACGAGCCCGAGGGCCGGCTCGTGACGTGGGCCGAGCACGCCGGTGACCGGTTCGTCGCCGGGGTGGAGGAGGGGCCGCTCTGGTCGACCCAGTTCCACCCGGAGAAGAGCGGCGACGCGGGCGCCCGGCTCGTGGCCAACTGGGTCGCCACGATCTGA